A stretch of the Synechocystis sp. PCC 7338 genome encodes the following:
- the crtH gene encoding carotenoid isomerase, with product MTVSPSYDAIVIGSGIGGLVTATQLASKGLQVLVLERYLIPGGSAGYFEREGYRFDVGASMIFGFGDRGTTNLLTRALAAVGQALETLPDPVQIHYHLPGELDLKVHREYEAFLQELIAKFPQEAQGIRNFYDECWQVFNCLNAMELLSLEEPRYLMRVFFQHPGACLGLVKYLPKNVGDIARRHIQDPDLLKFIDMECYCWSVVPADLTPMINAGMVFSDRHYGGINYPKGGVGQIAESLVTGLEKFGGKIRYGARVTKIIQENNQAIGVELANGEKIYGRRIVSNATRWDTFGSLMAEQPLPGKEKRWRKNYQQSPSFLSLHLGVAADLLPTATECHHILLENWDDLEKEQGTIFVSIPTLLDPSLAPEGYHIIHTFTPSWLEPWQNLSPQEYAAKKEADAGKLIDRLEAIFPGLDKALDYMEIGTPRSHRRFLGRQNGTYGPIPRRRLPGLLPMPFNRTAIPGLYCVGDSTFPGQGLNAVAFSGFACAHRLAVDLGAK from the coding sequence ATGACTGTTTCCCCTTCCTACGACGCAATAGTAATTGGCTCCGGCATTGGGGGATTGGTCACCGCCACCCAGTTGGCATCGAAGGGTTTACAGGTGTTGGTATTGGAACGTTACCTCATCCCCGGCGGCAGTGCGGGCTACTTTGAGAGGGAGGGTTACCGCTTCGATGTGGGGGCCTCGATGATTTTTGGCTTTGGCGATCGGGGCACCACCAATTTGCTCACTAGGGCTTTAGCTGCCGTTGGGCAAGCCCTGGAAACCCTCCCCGACCCAGTGCAAATCCATTACCATCTGCCAGGGGAACTAGACCTCAAAGTTCATCGGGAGTACGAAGCTTTTTTACAGGAGTTAATCGCCAAATTTCCCCAGGAAGCCCAGGGTATCCGCAACTTTTACGATGAATGTTGGCAAGTATTTAACTGCCTCAACGCCATGGAATTACTTTCCCTGGAGGAACCCCGTTACCTAATGCGGGTATTTTTTCAGCATCCAGGGGCCTGCTTGGGTCTAGTGAAATATTTACCTAAAAATGTGGGAGACATTGCCCGTCGCCATATCCAAGACCCGGATTTGCTGAAATTTATTGATATGGAATGTTACTGCTGGTCGGTGGTACCGGCGGATTTAACTCCCATGATCAATGCTGGCATGGTCTTTTCCGATCGCCATTATGGAGGCATTAACTATCCCAAGGGAGGTGTGGGACAAATTGCTGAAAGTTTAGTGACCGGACTGGAAAAATTCGGTGGCAAAATTCGCTACGGCGCTAGGGTAACCAAAATCATCCAAGAAAATAACCAGGCGATCGGGGTGGAACTGGCCAACGGCGAAAAAATTTATGGCCGCCGCATTGTCTCCAATGCTACCCGCTGGGACACGTTCGGGTCATTGATGGCAGAGCAGCCCCTACCTGGGAAAGAAAAAAGGTGGCGCAAAAATTACCAACAGTCTCCTAGTTTCCTAAGTTTGCACCTGGGAGTCGCAGCGGATTTATTACCCACCGCCACAGAATGTCACCACATTTTGTTGGAGAATTGGGACGATTTAGAAAAGGAACAAGGAACCATTTTTGTGTCCATTCCCACCCTCCTGGACCCCAGCTTGGCTCCGGAAGGTTATCACATCATCCACACCTTCACCCCCAGTTGGCTCGAACCTTGGCAAAATCTTTCCCCGCAGGAATATGCAGCAAAAAAAGAAGCTGATGCTGGTAAATTAATTGACCGCCTAGAGGCTATTTTTCCTGGGTTAGATAAAGCTTTGGATTACATGGAAATTGGTACCCCCCGCAGTCACCGCCGCTTTTTGGGCCGACAAAATGGCACTTACGGCCCCATTCCCCGCCGTCGCTTACCGGGTTTATTGCCCATGCCCTTTAACCGCACTGCCATACCGGGGTTATACTGCGTCGGAGACAGCACCTTTCCAGGGCAGGGTTTGAACGCTGTTGCCTTTTCTGGTTTTGCCTGTGCCCATCGCCTAGCAGTGGATTTGGGGGCCAAGTAG
- the ldpA gene encoding circadian clock protein LdpA — MTSSKISIIPGKIHNFPAQQHPGPRQSLEQGRWVKLICGASYQDLTAIRNLALVYTLAGVDCIDLAADPAVVRVAQEGIGVALSLLHSPGHQVERFEHLSQAPWLMVSLNDGEDPHFRKAQFDPEKCPLDCLRPCALVCPASAIANHSEDVAPTGVWAEKCYGCGRCLPICPQGIITTFSHQATVTSLLPWLESGQIAALEIHTQVGHGEQFQQLWRNLQPVLPQLQAIAISCPYHGQAVQYLQSIAVGLGQLMIPLIWQTDGRPMSGDIGRGTTHLCLHYADQVLKSDLPGFVQLAGGTNGHTITKLRGQNSPQAQGREKRLINGVAFGGGARVLIAPVLQEAEARQKDPLAPIHLEDYPDLLQRAIALARSLVQPWKTRPTMVD; from the coding sequence GTGACAAGTAGCAAAATTTCAATTATCCCTGGGAAAATACACAATTTTCCGGCTCAGCAACACCCAGGCCCTAGGCAATCCCTGGAGCAAGGACGCTGGGTAAAACTGATTTGTGGGGCTAGTTATCAGGATTTAACTGCTATCCGAAATTTAGCCCTGGTCTACACGTTGGCGGGGGTGGATTGCATTGATTTAGCGGCGGATCCGGCGGTGGTGCGGGTGGCTCAGGAAGGCATTGGGGTGGCTTTGTCGTTGCTCCATTCCCCCGGCCATCAAGTTGAGCGATTCGAACACTTGTCCCAAGCTCCCTGGTTAATGGTGAGCTTAAACGATGGGGAGGATCCCCATTTCCGCAAAGCTCAGTTTGACCCCGAAAAATGCCCCCTGGATTGCCTCCGGCCCTGTGCCCTAGTTTGCCCCGCCTCGGCGATTGCCAACCATAGTGAGGATGTTGCTCCAACGGGGGTGTGGGCGGAAAAATGTTACGGTTGCGGTCGCTGTTTACCCATCTGTCCCCAGGGAATTATTACTACTTTTTCTCATCAAGCGACGGTGACTAGCCTACTCCCTTGGTTGGAATCGGGACAAATCGCCGCCTTGGAAATCCATACCCAGGTGGGCCACGGCGAGCAATTTCAACAGCTTTGGCGGAATTTGCAACCGGTTCTGCCCCAACTTCAGGCGATCGCCATTAGTTGTCCGTACCATGGCCAGGCGGTGCAGTATCTGCAGAGTATTGCGGTTGGGCTGGGGCAATTAATGATCCCCTTGATTTGGCAAACCGATGGACGCCCCATGAGCGGGGACATTGGCCGGGGCACTACCCATCTTTGCCTCCACTATGCTGACCAGGTTTTAAAATCTGATTTGCCGGGGTTTGTGCAGTTGGCCGGTGGCACCAATGGCCACACCATCACCAAGCTCAGGGGCCAAAATTCCCCTCAGGCCCAGGGTAGGGAAAAAAGACTCATTAACGGTGTTGCCTTTGGCGGTGGAGCCCGCGTCCTCATTGCCCCGGTATTACAGGAGGCGGAGGCTAGGCAAAAGGATCCCCTTGCCCCCATTCACTTGGAAGATTATCCTGATTTACTCCAGCGGGCGATCGCCTTGGCCCGGTCTTTGGTGCAACCCTGGAAAACAAGGCCAACCATGGTGGACTAA
- the ebsA gene encoding type IV pilus biogenesis protein EbsA, translating to MSSTAISQLQPADKRDVIVYQPYYPDKNKQKLLPLALALYQLGQVEGARRIEGGENLSFVATWFVSRLPSELTRCRMQFDGQADLSYEMTVLNSEFMDYLIDLIAGYEESKNIDFPQNFYRKLLRLDDASAV from the coding sequence ATGTCTAGCACTGCCATTAGCCAGCTCCAACCCGCCGATAAAAGGGACGTAATTGTTTACCAACCCTATTACCCAGACAAAAATAAACAGAAGTTATTGCCATTGGCCCTTGCCCTTTATCAATTGGGGCAGGTGGAAGGGGCCCGACGCATTGAGGGGGGGGAAAATCTTTCCTTTGTGGCCACTTGGTTTGTGTCCCGCCTACCGTCGGAATTGACTCGGTGTCGTATGCAATTCGATGGCCAGGCAGATTTGAGTTATGAAATGACTGTGCTCAATTCTGAGTTTATGGATTATCTGATCGACCTAATTGCGGGATACGAGGAGAGTAAAAATATTGACTTTCCGCAAAATTTCTACCGTAAGCTTTTACGGCTGGATGATGCCTCGGCCGTTTAG
- a CDS encoding phosphotransacetylase family protein: protein MVNSPQCLLVGSLEPYSGKSGIILGLARLLQQQGMAIAYGKPIGTAMTKAAVALEEADIEFISQSLELAPAQVRKPLVFLDEETITRRLQGQDQTNYAEALQASIQNLTADLVLLEGPGNLWEGSLFGLSFSELAAKINAAVLLVGRYHSPLVVDGLLKARQTLGDSLKGVVINDIPVEALPETKDLVKPFLESHGIAVLGLLAEDRLLRSVSVRELAHQLNAKVLCSEEHLDLMVESLTIGAMNVNSALEYFRQGENKAVVTGGDRTDLQLAALETSTSCLILTGHAGPQPLIISRAQDLEIPILSVDQDTLTTVEIVDQAFGNVRLQEPVKVQCIQQLMATHFDLQAFQEIMAKD from the coding sequence GTGGTCAATTCACCCCAATGTTTATTAGTCGGGTCTTTGGAGCCCTACAGCGGTAAATCGGGGATTATTCTCGGTTTAGCTCGACTTTTGCAACAACAGGGAATGGCGATCGCCTACGGCAAACCCATTGGCACGGCCATGACTAAGGCGGCAGTGGCCCTAGAGGAAGCGGACATTGAATTTATTAGCCAGAGTTTGGAATTGGCACCAGCCCAGGTGCGTAAACCCCTAGTATTTTTAGACGAAGAGACCATTACCCGACGCCTCCAGGGGCAAGACCAAACTAACTATGCTGAAGCTCTGCAAGCTTCTATTCAGAATCTAACAGCGGATTTGGTTTTGTTGGAAGGCCCAGGCAATCTTTGGGAGGGTAGTTTATTCGGGCTTTCCTTTTCCGAATTGGCCGCCAAAATTAACGCGGCGGTGCTGTTGGTGGGTCGCTACCACTCCCCCTTAGTGGTGGATGGACTGCTCAAGGCTCGACAAACCTTGGGAGATAGTCTCAAAGGGGTGGTAATAAATGATATTCCCGTAGAAGCCCTGCCAGAGACGAAGGACTTGGTCAAGCCTTTCCTGGAAAGCCATGGCATTGCTGTGCTCGGCCTATTGGCGGAAGACCGTTTACTCAGAAGCGTCAGTGTGCGGGAACTGGCCCATCAACTTAATGCCAAAGTGCTTTGTAGTGAAGAGCATCTGGATTTGATGGTAGAGAGCCTCACCATTGGGGCTATGAACGTCAACTCCGCCCTGGAATATTTCCGTCAAGGGGAAAATAAGGCTGTGGTTACCGGTGGCGATCGTACCGATTTACAATTGGCCGCCCTGGAAACCTCCACCAGTTGCCTAATTTTGACTGGCCACGCCGGGCCCCAACCCCTGATTATCAGCCGGGCCCAGGATTTAGAAATTCCCATTCTCTCTGTGGACCAAGACACCCTGACCACCGTGGAAATTGTGGACCAAGCCTTTGGCAATGTGCGCCTCCAAGAACCGGTTAAGGTGCAATGTATCCAACAATTGATGGCCACCCATTTTGATCTCCAAGCCTTCCAAGAAATCATGGCCAAGGATTAA
- the cmpR gene encoding HTH-type transcriptional activator CmpR translates to MKNATLHQFEVFAAIARTGSFTKAAEELFLTQPTVSQQMKQLTKAIGVPLYEQIGRKIYLTEAGQAVLQASENIGLCLDQLQEVIADLQGLKKGNLRLATITTGKYFVPRLLGEFRQEYPGISISLQIGNRQQILERLANNLDDLYFLGKPPSSLDINIRHFLENPLVVIASRQHPLVDEKRISLERIIQEPLIMRESGSGTRMAVEEFFNENRLQMNVEMEISSNEAIKQAVYGGLGISILSLYSLALEGINGPLAVLDVEGFPLQKHWYIVYQKSKQLSIVAQTFLDYLFTHDEAVSIAQIL, encoded by the coding sequence ATGAAAAATGCCACCCTCCACCAATTTGAGGTTTTTGCGGCGATCGCCAGAACAGGCAGTTTCACCAAGGCGGCGGAGGAGTTATTTCTGACCCAGCCCACCGTTTCCCAGCAGATGAAGCAACTCACCAAGGCGATCGGGGTACCGCTGTATGAACAAATTGGCCGAAAAATTTATTTGACCGAAGCGGGGCAGGCGGTTTTACAAGCCAGTGAAAACATTGGCCTTTGTCTTGATCAGTTGCAGGAAGTGATTGCCGATCTCCAGGGATTAAAAAAAGGTAACCTGCGCCTAGCCACCATTACCACTGGCAAATATTTTGTCCCACGACTTTTAGGAGAATTCCGTCAAGAATATCCCGGTATTTCCATTTCTCTACAAATTGGCAATCGTCAGCAAATTTTAGAGCGTTTGGCGAATAATTTAGACGACTTATACTTTTTGGGAAAACCGCCTTCTAGTCTTGATATTAATATCCGTCACTTTTTAGAAAATCCCCTGGTGGTCATTGCCTCCCGTCAGCATCCTTTAGTCGATGAAAAGAGAATTTCTTTGGAAAGAATAATCCAGGAACCTCTGATCATGCGGGAGTCCGGTTCAGGAACTAGGATGGCGGTGGAGGAATTTTTCAACGAAAATCGCCTACAGATGAATGTAGAGATGGAAATTAGTAGCAATGAAGCCATAAAGCAAGCGGTTTATGGGGGACTCGGAATCTCTATTTTATCGTTGTATTCCCTGGCATTGGAGGGAATTAACGGTCCCCTAGCCGTGCTAGATGTAGAAGGATTTCCCCTACAAAAACATTGGTATATTGTTTATCAAAAATCGAAGCAATTATCCATTGTTGCTCAGACTTTTTTAGATTATTTATTTACCCACGACGAAGCGGTTTCCATTGCCCAAATTTTGTAA